The following DNA comes from Schistocerca piceifrons isolate TAMUIC-IGC-003096 chromosome 3, iqSchPice1.1, whole genome shotgun sequence.
TGGTCTTCaaatttctttgctgtctctgacaaaacgtTCACAAACTAACCTCAAAGTTTGTTCCCCCTGAACTTCAGTATTGTTTcctaatttctccttgctttccttcaCAGCTCGCTCAATGTACATATTCAGTAACCTCTGGGATAGGCTGTACAACCCTGCCTGACTCTGCGCTGCCTCAACTACTGGTTTCCTTTCATCGCCTTCGACCCTTAAACTGTAGTCTCTTTCGGTACAATTTACTCATGCTACCTTCAGATTTTcgaagcgagtattccagtcaacattatcaaaagttctTGCTGTCTCCACAAATTCATAAACGTAGATTTTCTCCTCTTACGTCGATCTTCTAGGCTAAGTCGTAGGGTTAATATTGCCTCGTGCGTTCCCTGGGACCCAAACTGATTTTCGCTGAGGTCACCTGCACCCAGTTTTTCTTGCTTCTGTAAGTAATAGTGTCAGTATTTGCAGTCATGGCTTATTGAACTGATGGGTAGTACCTACCCTCTTTGGAATTTCAACTAGTTCACTCTATCTGGAGTCTAGGCGTATTTCGTCTTCCTCGTGTATCTTGCACACAACGTGGAAAAGTTTCGTCATGGTATGTTCTCCAAGGAGCTCAGTAATTCAGAGGGAATGTCGCCAGCCCCATGTCGCTTCTTTCGACCTAGTTTTTCAATATTCTGTCAAATTCCTCTTACTGTACCGTATGTCCCCTTTTTTCTTCGCCTGCTTCCTTTTCCCCTTTCCATAACATCACCTTCAAGTAAGTTTCTCGTGGCACCAAAGAACGTCAAAATTATACTGTTAAACAATACTTTTGTGTTTTACTGTAACTTTACTCCAAACAGGTCTTTTCCCACATGTggttacggccgagctttttgctctccgtcaggccgttcagtatgcccgccgccaccgccactcatcgtatgtactctgctctgattcactcagtgctcttcagagccttggagctccatatccggtccatcccttggtgcaacggatccagcagtccctccattcttctgctgctgatggctctcctgtcagctttctgtgggttcccggccatgtaggagtgcctgggaatgaggctgctgatgctccagccaaggctgcagtcctcctgcctcggccagccttccattgtgtcccgtcatctgacattagtggggttgtttgtaggaggcttgtgtctctgtggtgggatacttggtcatcacttcaaggaaacaagctccgggcagtaaaaccattcccaactgcttggacaacctactcccgaccatctcggcgagaagaggtcatTCTGACCAGGtagcggattgggcattgccggtttagccagcgctacctgctctccggtgacccagccccgcagtgcccttgtggtcatgcattaacagtgcgccatgttttattgtcgtgtccccgttttagtcaatctcgtgttgtcctgtctctgccatctactttacaggatattttagctgatgacgctcgagcagctgctcgtgctCTTCGTTTccttactttgactggcttgtccaaagacatataactccttcacttattttatctgcatctttgtaagaactttctggtgtccctcccccccccccctcccctcccctttgagttttactagattctatgtgctctaacaattgtgactgggcgctaatgacctcagtagttgagcgcccttaaaccccaaacaaacCCACATGTGGTGCAGAATTACGTTGGAAGGTAGAATTGTCAACTAAGTCTCTAAAGTTTTGTTTAACAGACTTCATCCTGCCTAAATGTTATACACGCTGTAAGGATCGTGAGtgtgttacctttgagattagacgtggtgagttggttagtcaaggatgcctttatggccacaaagacgccattaccgaCATCTCACTGaaattgaacgaggtcgtgtaataaatgtacgagaagctggatgtcccttctgcgatattgcagagagacttggcaggaatgtaaccgctgtggtcacgagaacgtacggccgCAATCAGATCGGTCTCTTAAGGCctcgtgacactaccgagagggaggacacagtgttcggcgtatggctctgggggCAGCACAAGAAGTCGTATCACCACACTGACGCACAAATTTACTGTCATGGTGCTTGGGGCAACCACGAGTGTGTtgcagctgtcatacgaaatcgtacccccagaccataacttcaggtgtaggcccagtgcgtctaacacgcagacaggttggttgcaggctctcaaatgACCTCCTCCCAATCaccacacgaccatcactggcaccgagggagaaccaggtttcgtcagaaaacacaagatCTCCACCtggccttccaatgagctctcacttgacagcaCTGATATctcaaatggcgatggtttggggttgATCGAGTGCACGTTACTTAGCTTCTGGCTAGGgtctgtccttgaagcaaccaattTGAAGCAGTTCttagtcactgtggtgccaaacgcagcaccattgctgctgcagatgcggtacgatgtgccagagccatacgccgaacacgatggtgttcGCTCTCTGCAGTCTGGACCCCAGTATTCCTGCGGCCGTACATTCTtctggccaccgctgccagcagtcacgcacagtggctacattcctgtcaagtgtttctgcagtatcgcagaagggacatccaacttcttgtagctcttacacgacctccttcaaactcagtgaggtactgataatggcgtTTTTGGCGCGTTTAACGTATTCCTGACTGTATTAGAACAAATaggccctcggtcacaaatattaagtcaaaattgaccaggattcgacgctactatgagcgtcgtcttcagaattaaactaactgttctaaaacataataggtatatgaGACTTCAATAAACTAAAGTGTgtcctgactggaaagagatgtagtagttacaagtcacattctaaaaaaaatctaagccggaaaggcgacgtcatgaaaagttttgttgcaacccttgttcactcaggtacgagcagcccttagcggctcgccctCTTATCTtctttacaacttttcatgacgtcgcctttccggcttagatttttttagaatgtgacttgtaagtactgcatctctttccagtcaggacacactttagtttattaatgtcttatgtacctattatgttttagaacagttagtttaattcccaggaggatttccgggaaactcggctaactacctgtcacggcattgctgcatcagggatgtctcctcacggcgccgagagacattgcccagacactggccatgcattttgcggaatctaccgccactattaactgtgatccagatttctgccgctaccgcactgccatcgagaggggtcacttggacttctggtctccaaattctgaaccctacaactgccccgtcacaatgtgggaactggattcggcgctgtctgtggctcatgatactgcgtctggtcatgatcaaatccggtacagcatgctgcagcacttgttgctgccatccaaggaagttctcctgaattgttttaatatggtaTGGTTGTCCGGCACATAACCTGACTCGTGGAGGAAGGCGATTTTGATTCCTCTCCTCAAActggggaaggaccgaacgcatcccagtagttatcgaggTATttctttgacgagctgtgtcgggaagacgttggaacgcatggtcaaccgtcgcctggtttggctgctcgagaccaggcagctccttagcccctctcagcgtggctttcggagatgtcgttcaactatagacaacttgaccctgcttgaggcggccatccagcaggccttcctgcgtaaccagcattgtctaggtgtattctttgacattcataaggcgtatgacactacttggcgccgccatatcctcaatcaactccatgagtggggctttcgtggccgtctccccatcttcattcggtcctttctttccccaccgcctctttcgatatagggttggtaatatgctatctgatttgtatgtgcaggagaatggtgttcgtcagggaagcgttttaagtgtcaccttctttgccgtcgccattaacagtatcacgtccactatccggagtcctgcccagtgctccttgtctgtggacgattttgctgttttctgttcttcctccagtcttgccactgctagtcggcagttgcagcttacgatacagtgattagaggcatggactgcgaagacgggttttaccttttctgcagacaaatgtgtgtgtgttcattttaatcgttctcgacgtctttttacctcccctgaattgcgtctgagggacactgtgcggttcctgggcctcacttttgattccaagttgtcgtggttgcctcaccttaaagacctcaagatgcgggccctgaaggcactgaatattttgaagtgtcagagccatcggtcctggggagcaaaTCGggtgcgtctgctgcagttttatagggctttcgtccgatcgcgtcttgactatggttgcaccgtgtatgggtcagcaaggccttcgtatctgaagattcttgacgcagtacaccgtgagggtatcaggctggccactggtgccttccgtaccagtcccatccccagcctgtgtgctgaggcaggggaaccgccgctcgccatccggcggaaactcctcatggtgcgacgggtgtgaaaattccttgcctgtcctacctcccctgcgtaccctaccgttgcccgaccgcctatagaacgtctcttttccagtggTCCCAGGgtaacgagaccatttgggattcgtgccaagcatttgcttgagtcccttggtgtggagcgtgttgccccccaacgacaaggttttacccgccgcctccctggttgctccagaggcccagcgtccttttagacttgtcggagtaccggaggagctgcactcctgcgtttgtttttacctccttattttatgatatttgaaaccagcatcccgaccatgtaccaatATTtatggatggctctaaacagggggactctgttggttgtgctgttgttttccctgatcgagtcgtcaagttacggcttcctgcggcgtttaccatctttgatgccgaattgtttgcgatcttgcgggcattggagcggatgagatgtgttcccagtcttaagttcctcatctgttctgactccctgagtgcccttcagaccatgcaacacttatacccagcggatacggtcgtccagaacatccatgatgccctactccacctgcaacggcaggggaaggaggtttccttctgctgggtgccggggcatgtgggtattaggggaaacgaaccgGCGGATGTGGCTGcaaaagatgcatgttccctccctcacgttgttgcatgtgccgtccccctccatgctgttacctccctcctgcgttttcgcgttatgcgtcagtgggaagaggagtggctggcagtcggtgaaaataagctgcgtctggtcaaggccaccacgcggccatggcgtacgtcctaccagtcatgcaggcgggatgaggttctcctcactcgcctccgcatcgggcacagtcccttaacgcacggttttttactccggcgggaggaccccccaatctgcagtgcttgtggcgtccagattactgtccgccacattttacttgactgtcctttattctctgaccagagggcggtggctTCTTTGCctccggatttgccctctattttgcaagacgacgcaacgactgtagttaaggtcttacggttttgtgtcctgttcaatttgttgcctcggattttagggagagggttttaatgtgctgctgggtgactggctcacccaggttttaggtaagaggtcagccagtcacgattacctccatgtttcccttcggtttctgttctcttttccttgtttcccttcctttttagtgtgttccttctcctcttgttttgcctctgtatgtgaggatttggaactgcgtcaggtctgtcttttggccgttctccttgttcgctgttcgtcttagtcccttcactgcatgtgttcctgttttcatgctgatgaccacgctgtttaacgcccgtaaacctcaaacacacacacagtttaattttgaagacgacgctcatagtagcgtcgaaacctggtcaattttgacttaatacttgtgaccgagggctcatttgttctaatataattctgacacggtcactgaaccttagcagctatgttcaaagttttaagtaTTCTGGACACTTATCAACGcaccacgtccattctcaaaggtaagCAACGCTCACGACCTTAACAGCGTGTgtttagagcaaacctgatttacatcctcgttGTAGTGCTACCAGCCCCTCTCTTATAAGACAGGCGCGAAGTTTGAATAGATATCATTAAAGTATAGAAACGCTCCTAACCAACTTTCGATTATGTCGCGCAACTCCTCctcggtgttgcgacttttttagGCAGTGGATATAACGCTCGTCCAAAATAttgcgagactgattttattcctcgcACATAAGCGACGCCAGCACAGTAACTATCTGGGCAGCTCGAACTAACGGTGGTAAACAACAGATGTCCATTCCACCACTCAGTTGTGAGCAGGCGGTGTTAAGTAGTGGTTGCGTGGCTGTAGTGTGCCAAAGTTGTTGTTGCCACAGGACGCAATGCGGCTACAACTCCAAATAATCAACTCTaaatcaaatgaaacttcctggcagatttaaactgtatgccggaccgagactcgaactcggcacctttgcctttcgcgggcaagtgctctaccaactgagttacccatgcATGACTCAGCTTTAAtcccgccggtacctcgtctcttaccttccaaaaacttcacagaagctctcctgcgaaccttgcagaactagcactcctgggagttGTTTctaggattgctagttctgcaaggttcacaggagagcttctgtgaagttcggaaggtaggagacgaggtactggcggaattaaagctgtgaggacggggcgtgagtcgtgcttgggtagctcagttggtagaggacttgtcccgagaggcaaaggtgccgagttagagtctcggtccggcatacagtttaatctgtcgggaagtttcatatcagcacacactccgctgtagagtgaaaattttattctaaatCAAATGTTCAGGACGTtcaccagaatgttttgaagaagagtatACAAAGTCTGGCCCGCAGACCGTCACTCCGGAACAAAAACGACGCGTGGACGCTTACTGCgacgtcccccctgcgggtccgggggttagaataggcccgaggtcttcctgcctgtcgtaagaggcgactaaaagcagtccatccccctcaagggggtagttagcgcctgtgtccggagacggacggtcccacgacctatatttgtggtctttttggattttcacttctcgtttcttccttctttggttggttcctttctttgttcttctccatctcactgtcttccttactctttcccttgcctccttctccttgcctccttctccttgcctccttctccttgcctccttctccttgcctccttctccttgcctccttctccttgcctccttctccttgcctccttctccttgcctccttctccttgcctccttctccttgcctccttctccttgcctccttctccttgcctccttctccttgcctccttctccttgcctccttctccttgcctccttctccttgcctccttctccttgcctccttctccttgcctccttctccttgcctccttctccttgcctccttctccttgcctccttctccttgcctccttctccttgcctccttctccttgcctccttctccttgcctccttctccttgcctccttctccttgcctccttctccttgcctccttctccttgcctccttctccttgcctccttctccttgcctccttctccttgcctccttctccttgcctccttctccttgcctccttctccttgcctccttctccttgcctccttctccttgcctccttctccttgcctccttctccttgcctccttctccttgcctccttctccttgcctccttctccttgcctccttctccttgcctccttctccttgcctccttctccttgcctccttctccttgcctcctcctccttgcctcctcctccttgcctcctcctccttgcctcctcctccttgcctcctcctccttgcctcctcctccttgcctcctcctccttgcctcctcctccttgcctcctcctccttgcctcctcctccttgcctcctcctccttgcctcctcctccttgcctcctcctccttgcctcctcctccttgcctcctcctccttgcctcctcctccttgcctcctcctccttgcctcctcctccttgcctccttctccttgcctccttctccttgcctccttctccttgcctccttctccttgcctccttctccttgcctccttctccttgcctccttctccttgcctccttctccttgcctccttctccttgcctccttctccttgcctccttctccttgcctccttctccttgcctccttctccttgcctccttctccttgcctccttctccttgcctccttctccttgcctccttctccttgcctccttctccttgcctccttctccttgcctccttctccttgcctccttctccttgcctccttctccttgcctccttctccttgcctccttctccttgcctccttctccttgcctccttctccttgcctccttctccttgcctccttctccttgcctccttctccttgcctccttctccttgcctccttctccttgcctccttctccttgcctccttctccttgcctccttctccttgcctccttctccttgcctccttctccttgcctccttctccttgcctccttctccttgcctccttctccttgcctccttctccttgcctccttctccttgcctccttctccttgcctccttctccttgcctccttctccttgcctccttctccttgcctccttctccttgcctccttctccttgcctccttctccttgcctccttctccttgcctccttctccttgcctccttccccttgccttctctggtctccgcctcggcgtttgagacagtcaatcctctctctcttctttttcttcttcttccttcctccctgtgcgcgcctgaaggccgacccacgcgttcgcacgcgtagccggtgacggggtaacgcgtaattccctgccctgggtagacaagtaaggcacgcacataccccctggtaaaggccaggcccagggaggggtgattgcctgagctgataccttctgaccatgccgattggtccctccgtctgtttctcgggaggtgtgacctgaggtgtaaatattcacctaaggtgggagtgccatctgagagggtccccataaggaaggagcgcgccatcggagacgctggcaatcatgggggattcctccgcaatggatttcactccatctctctagacttttgcccaaaaacggaaacttgaccagccaccagtgacaaaagtactaccgcctgccccacagttcctcgtcgtttctcgatctgcggacggaaaggatttttcctctgtcaaccctttcgttatccagaagggcgtagatgccatagccggtactgttaagtcttgtaccaggttgcgtaatggtaccttgttactagaaactgagagcgcctttcaggcacaaaaactgcttcgagccacactcctgtacacgttccctgtccgggtggaggctcaccgaactctgaattcgtctcgtggtgtggtctatactagatccctcgacggattgattGACGAGGAGACTCAATCTTtgctcgctgagcagggcgtgacggctgtccatagggtcatgaaaaaggtcaacaatgaccttgtaccaacccggacacttttcttgacctttgatagtgttaagctgccatcgcgcatcaaagcgggctacgaggttatttctgttcgcccctatgtcccgacacctacgcgctgctaccagtgtcagcatttcaatcacactcgacagtcttgttccaatgcggctaaatgtgtcacttgtggcagggatgcccatgagggtgaatgtccacctccatctcctcgttgcgtgaactgtcagggtgaccatgcagcatcctcccgcgactgtcccgtctataaggaagaacgctgtatccaagaaatttgggtcaaagagaaagtgtccacctcggctgcatgcaagctattggctagtaagaagcccacgctgctcccagcggggaaatacagttctgtccttgcctctcctcggactaccagggaggtggcaacccagacatgcgatctgaccttcagcaccacggtcgtccgttcggccagtgctaagatcgcgcggtcgacgtctcctcttcctcccatcaccccacagacaccagcctcttcatcagcttctgctaagacgaagacccagaagtcagatgcacgggccttcaagaaggaaccgtcccgtgcagacttcctacgtacctcggcCTCCCAGctatcgaccggtacttccaccaaacgaccttccaagaaggctcataggaagcacagttctccttctccgccacggcgcgtttcttcccctgcgccacccagcggttgccgccccaggccgtcatccgtttcgcctggccccaccgctggtagccgaacatctggccgttcaccggcggaggaagctccccctcccggccatcttaccaagatggccgatgaacctatagaaccaatggacgatgactgtccgcctactgatagcagcggtagtgctcgctcgaagccaggccctcagcggccttcgaggtgaccccttctttcatcttcctttccttctacgatggcacttattcactggaatattcgcagcattcgctccaaccgagaggacttgaagttgctgctccgcttgcaccgtccgctcgtcgtagccctccaggaaacgaagctacgcccatgcgatcaaattgccttggcacactacacctctgtgcgttttgacctaccccctgtggtaggtatcccggctcatggaggggttatgttgctggtccgggatgaaaTTTACTaagatcccatcacgttgcacaccggcctgcaggcagttgccatccgaattactctccccacttctacattttccatttgtaccgtttacactccatcgtcgtctgccgttaccagggcagacatgatccaacttattgctcagctacctgcaccatttttgttaactggtgacttcaatgcccaccatcccctttggggctctccagcatcctgcccgaggggctccctgttagcagaccttttcaaccagctcaatcttgtctgcctcaatactggccaccctacttttctttcggacacatttcacacctattcccatttagacctatctatatgtactccccaacttgcacgacggtttgagtggtatgcactttctgatacatattcgagcaaccacttcccgtgtgttacccatctcctgcagcataccccctctccgtgctcatctagttggaccatctccaaagcagactgggggctcttctcttccagggcgaccttccaggatcaaaccttcacaagctgcgatcgtcaggtcgcacacctcacggaagtcattctcactgctgctgaatattccatccctcaccctacttcttctccacgtcgcgtaccggtcccctggtggaccgcagcatgtagacacgctttacgtgctcgtcgacgtgctttacgcaccctacagtggcgaattgtatcaattataaaccattacgtgcacagtgtcgtcgtattattaaagaaagccagctgggctgctttcacaagcaccttcaacagttttactccttctgttgtctggggtagcctgcgccggctatctggcactaaggtccactcaccagtttctggcttgacggtcgcgaatgacgtccttgtggcccctgaggctgtctccaatgccttcggccgctttttcgctgaggtttcgagctccgctcattaccaccctgccttcctcccccgcaaacaggcagaggaggctaggccacctaacttccgctcctcgaatcgtggaagttataatgccccattcaccatgagggaactcgaaaacgcacttggccaatcacggtcctccgctccagggcctgattctattcatattcagatgctgaagaacctttctcctgcgggtaaaggttttcttcttagtacttacaatcgcgtctggattgagggacatgttcccgcatgctggcgcgagtctattgtcccgatccctaagccgaggaaggacaagcacttgccttccagttatcgacccatctcgcttaccagctgtgtctgtaaggtgatggagcgcatggttcactctcgtttggtttggctgctcgaatctcggcgcctacttaccaatgtacaatgtggatttcgtaggcgccgctctgctgttgaccatctggttaccttgtcaaccttcattatgaataacttcttgcggaagcgcccgaccgcggctgtgttctttgatttggagaaggcttacgacacctgttggagggcgggcattctccgcaccatgcatacatggggccttcgcggtcgcctccctctttttattcgttcctttttaatggatcgacagttcagggtacgtgtgggttctgtcctgtcagacacctttcgccaggagaatggggtgccacagggctcagttttgagcgtcgctctcttcgccatagcgatcaatccaataatggattgcctcccagctgatgtatcaggctcccttttcgtggacgattttaccatctattgcagcgcgcagcgtacgtgtttcctggagcgctgtcttcagcgttctcttgaccgtctttactcctggagtgtcgccaatggcttccgtttttctgccgagaagacggtctgtattaacttctggcgctacaaagtgtttctcccaccgtccttacgactctgtcccattgctctcccatttgtggagacaacaaaatttttaagtcttacatttgacaggaaacttagctggtctccacatgtcatatttggctgcccgttgtacccgttccctaaatgtcctccgtgttctcagtggtatgtcgtggggagcggatcgaaccgtcctacttcgcctatatcagtcgatcgtccgctccaagctggattatgggagcttcgtatactcctctgcacggccatccatcttacgc
Coding sequences within:
- the LOC124788419 gene encoding vicilin-like seed storage protein At2g18540, with amino-acid sequence MARQGEGGKEKEARRRRQGEGGKEKEARRRRQGEGGKEKEARRRRQGEGGKEKEARRRRQGEGGKEKEARRRRQGEGGKEKEARRRRQGEGGKEKEARRRRQGEGGKEKEARRRRQGEGGKEKEARRRRQGEGGKEKEARRRRQGEGGKEKEARRRRQGEGGKEKEARRRRQGGGGKEEEARRRRQGGGGKEEEARRRRQGGGGKEEEARRRRQGGGGKEEEARRRRQGGGGKEEEARRRRQGGGGKEEEARRRRQGEGGKEKEARRRRQGEGGKEKEARRRRQGEGGKEKEARRRRQGEGGKEKEARRRRQGEGGKEKEARRRRQGEGGKEKEARRRRQGEGGKEKEARRRRQGEGGKEKEARRRRQGEGGKEKEARRRRQGEGGKEKEARRRRQGEGGKEKEARRRRQGEGGKEKEARRRRQGEGGKEKEARRRRQGEGGKEKEARRRRQGEGGKEKEARRRRQGKE